One part of the Homo sapiens chromosome 19, GRCh38.p14 Primary Assembly genome encodes these proteins:
- the ADAMTSL5 gene encoding ADAMTS-like protein 5 isoform 2 precursor (isoform 2 precursor is encoded by transcript variant 2), whose translation MDSAPLFPRPHLFQNLLLFLWALLNCGLGVSAQGPGEWTPWVSWTRCSSSCGRGVSVRSRRCLRLPGEEPCWGDSHEYRLCQLPDCPPGAVPFRDLQCALYNGRPVLGTQKTYQWVPFHGAPNQCDLNCLAEGHAFYHSFGRVLDGTACSPGAQGVCVAGRCLSAGCDGLLGSGALEDRCGRCGGANDSCLFVQRVFRDAGAFAGYWNVTLIPEGARHIRVEHRSRNHLALMGGDGRYVLNGHWVVSPPGTYEAAGTHVVYTRDTGPQETLQAAGPTSHDLLLQVLLQEPNPGIEFEFWLPRERYSPFQARVQALGWPLRQPQPRGVEPQPPAAPAVTPAQTPTLAPDPCPPCPDTRGRAHRLLHYCGSDFVFQARVLGHHHQAQETRYEVRIQLVYKNRSPLRAREYVWAPGHCPCPMLAPHRDYLMAVQRLVSPDGTQDQLLLPHAGYARPWSPAEDSRIRLTARRCPG comes from the exons ATGGACTCGGCCCCTCTgttccccaggccccacctcttccAGAACCTCCTGCTCTTCCTGTGGGCCCTGCTGAACTGTGGTTTGGGGGTCAGTGCTCAG GGTCCGGGCGAGTGGACCCCGTGGGTGTCCTGGACCCGCTGCTCCAGCTCCTGCGGGCGTGGCGTCTCTGTGCGCAGCCGGCGCTGCCTCCG GCTTCCTGGGGAAGAACCGTGCTGGGGAGACTCCCATGAGTACCGCCTCTGCCAGTTGCCA GACTGCCCCCCAGGGGCTGTGCCCTTCCGAGACCTACAGTGTGCCCTGTACAATGGCCGCCCTGTCCTGGGCACCCAGAAGACCTACCAGTGGGTGCCCTTCCATGGGG CGCCCAACCAGTGCGACCTCAACTGCCTGGCTGAGGGGCACGCCTTCTACCACAGCTTCGGCCGCGTCCTGGACGGCACCGCCTGCAGCCCGGGTGCCCAGGGGGTCTGCGTGGCTGGCCGCTGCCTT AGCGCCGGCTGTGATGGGTTGTTGGGCTCGGGTGCCCTCGAGGACCGCTGTGGCCGCTGCGGAGGCGCCAACGACTCGTGCCTTTTCGTGCAGCGCGTGTTTCGTGACGCCG GTGCCTTCGCTGGGTACTGGAACGTGACCCTGATCCCCGAGGGCGCCAGACACATCCGCGTGGAACACAGGAGCCGCAACCACCTGG CACTGATGGGGGGCGATGGGCGCTACGTGCTTAATGGGCACTGGGTGGTCAGCCCACCAGGGACCTACGAGGCGGCCGGCACGCATGTGGTCTACACCCGAGACACAGGGCCCCAGGAGACATTGCAAGCAGCCGGGCCCACCTCCCATGACCTGCTCCTACAG GTCCTCCTGCAGGAGCCCAACCCTGGCATCGAGTTTGAGTTCTGGCTCCCTCGGGAGCGCTACAGCCCCTTCCAGGCTCGTGTGCAGGCCCTGGGCTGGCCCCTGAGGCAGCCTCAGCCCCGGGGGGTGGAGCCTCAGCCCCCCGCAGCCCCTGCTGTCACCCCTGCACAGACCCCAACGCTGGCCCCAG ACCCCTGCCCACCCTGCCCTGACACCCGCGGCCGCGCCCACCGACTACTCCACTATTGCGGCAGTGACTTTG TGTTCCAGGCCCGAGTGCTGGGccaccaccaccaggcccaggAGACCCGCTATGAGGTGCGCATCCAGCTCGTCTACAAGAACCGCTCGCCACTGCGGGCACGCGAGTACGTGTGGGCGCCAGGCCACTGCCCCTGCCCGATGCTGGCACCCCACCGGGACTACCTGATGGCTGTCCAGCGTCTTGTCAGCCCCGACGGCACACAGGACCAGCTGCTGCTGCCCCACGCCGGCTACGCCCGGCCCTGGAGCCCTGCGGAGGACAGCCGCATACGCCTGACTGCCCGGCGCTGTCCTGGCTGA
- the ADAMTSL5 gene encoding ADAMTS-like protein 5 isoform X1, with amino-acid sequence MGKLRPGRVEWLASGHTERPHLFQNLLLFLWALLNCGLGVSAQGPGEWTPWVSWTRCSSSCGRGVSVRSRRCLRLPGEEPCWGDSHEYRLCQLPDCPPGAVPFRDLQCALYNGRPVLGTQKTYQWVPFHGAPNQCDLNCLAEGHAFYHSFGRVLDGTACSPGAQGVCVAGRCLSAGCDGLLGSGALEDRCGRCGGANDSCLFVQRVFRDAGAFAGYWNVTLIPEGARHIRVEHRSRNHLGILGSLMGGDGRYVLNGHWVVSPPGTYEAAGTHVVYTRDTGPQETLQAAGPTSHDLLLQVLLQEPNPGIEFEFWLPRERYSPFQARVQALGWPLRQPQPRGVEPQPPAAPAVTPAQTPTLAPDPCPPCPDTRGRAHRLLHYCGSDFVFQARVLGHHHQAQETRYEVRIQLVYKNRSPLRAREYVWAPGHCPCPMLAPHRDYLMAVQRLVSPDGTQDQLLLPHAGYARPWSPAEDSRIRLTARRCPG; translated from the exons atggggaaactgaggcctgggagaGTGGAGTGGCTGGCCTCAGGCCACACGGAAAG gccccacctcttccAGAACCTCCTGCTCTTCCTGTGGGCCCTGCTGAACTGTGGTTTGGGGGTCAGTGCTCAG GGTCCGGGCGAGTGGACCCCGTGGGTGTCCTGGACCCGCTGCTCCAGCTCCTGCGGGCGTGGCGTCTCTGTGCGCAGCCGGCGCTGCCTCCG GCTTCCTGGGGAAGAACCGTGCTGGGGAGACTCCCATGAGTACCGCCTCTGCCAGTTGCCA GACTGCCCCCCAGGGGCTGTGCCCTTCCGAGACCTACAGTGTGCCCTGTACAATGGCCGCCCTGTCCTGGGCACCCAGAAGACCTACCAGTGGGTGCCCTTCCATGGGG CGCCCAACCAGTGCGACCTCAACTGCCTGGCTGAGGGGCACGCCTTCTACCACAGCTTCGGCCGCGTCCTGGACGGCACCGCCTGCAGCCCGGGTGCCCAGGGGGTCTGCGTGGCTGGCCGCTGCCTT AGCGCCGGCTGTGATGGGTTGTTGGGCTCGGGTGCCCTCGAGGACCGCTGTGGCCGCTGCGGAGGCGCCAACGACTCGTGCCTTTTCGTGCAGCGCGTGTTTCGTGACGCCG GTGCCTTCGCTGGGTACTGGAACGTGACCCTGATCCCCGAGGGCGCCAGACACATCCGCGTGGAACACAGGAGCCGCAACCACCTGGGTATCCTAGGAT CACTGATGGGGGGCGATGGGCGCTACGTGCTTAATGGGCACTGGGTGGTCAGCCCACCAGGGACCTACGAGGCGGCCGGCACGCATGTGGTCTACACCCGAGACACAGGGCCCCAGGAGACATTGCAAGCAGCCGGGCCCACCTCCCATGACCTGCTCCTACAG GTCCTCCTGCAGGAGCCCAACCCTGGCATCGAGTTTGAGTTCTGGCTCCCTCGGGAGCGCTACAGCCCCTTCCAGGCTCGTGTGCAGGCCCTGGGCTGGCCCCTGAGGCAGCCTCAGCCCCGGGGGGTGGAGCCTCAGCCCCCCGCAGCCCCTGCTGTCACCCCTGCACAGACCCCAACGCTGGCCCCAG ACCCCTGCCCACCCTGCCCTGACACCCGCGGCCGCGCCCACCGACTACTCCACTATTGCGGCAGTGACTTTG TGTTCCAGGCCCGAGTGCTGGGccaccaccaccaggcccaggAGACCCGCTATGAGGTGCGCATCCAGCTCGTCTACAAGAACCGCTCGCCACTGCGGGCACGCGAGTACGTGTGGGCGCCAGGCCACTGCCCCTGCCCGATGCTGGCACCCCACCGGGACTACCTGATGGCTGTCCAGCGTCTTGTCAGCCCCGACGGCACACAGGACCAGCTGCTGCTGCCCCACGCCGGCTACGCCCGGCCCTGGAGCCCTGCGGAGGACAGCCGCATACGCCTGACTGCCCGGCGCTGTCCTGGCTGA
- the ADAMTSL5 gene encoding ADAMTS-like protein 5 isoform 1 precursor (isoform 1 precursor is encoded by transcript variant 1) yields the protein MGKLRPGRVEWLASGHTERPHLFQNLLLFLWALLNCGLGVSAQGPGEWTPWVSWTRCSSSCGRGVSVRSRRCLRLPGEEPCWGDSHEYRLCQLPDCPPGAVPFRDLQCALYNGRPVLGTQKTYQWVPFHGAPNQCDLNCLAEGHAFYHSFGRVLDGTACSPGAQGVCVAGRCLSAGCDGLLGSGALEDRCGRCGGANDSCLFVQRVFRDAGAFAGYWNVTLIPEGARHIRVEHRSRNHLALMGGDGRYVLNGHWVVSPPGTYEAAGTHVVYTRDTGPQETLQAAGPTSHDLLLQVLLQEPNPGIEFEFWLPRERYSPFQARVQALGWPLRQPQPRGVEPQPPAAPAVTPAQTPTLAPDPCPPCPDTRGRAHRLLHYCGSDFVFQARVLGHHHQAQETRYEVRIQLVYKNRSPLRAREYVWAPGHCPCPMLAPHRDYLMAVQRLVSPDGTQDQLLLPHAGYARPWSPAEDSRIRLTARRCPG from the exons atggggaaactgaggcctgggagaGTGGAGTGGCTGGCCTCAGGCCACACGGAAAG gccccacctcttccAGAACCTCCTGCTCTTCCTGTGGGCCCTGCTGAACTGTGGTTTGGGGGTCAGTGCTCAG GGTCCGGGCGAGTGGACCCCGTGGGTGTCCTGGACCCGCTGCTCCAGCTCCTGCGGGCGTGGCGTCTCTGTGCGCAGCCGGCGCTGCCTCCG GCTTCCTGGGGAAGAACCGTGCTGGGGAGACTCCCATGAGTACCGCCTCTGCCAGTTGCCA GACTGCCCCCCAGGGGCTGTGCCCTTCCGAGACCTACAGTGTGCCCTGTACAATGGCCGCCCTGTCCTGGGCACCCAGAAGACCTACCAGTGGGTGCCCTTCCATGGGG CGCCCAACCAGTGCGACCTCAACTGCCTGGCTGAGGGGCACGCCTTCTACCACAGCTTCGGCCGCGTCCTGGACGGCACCGCCTGCAGCCCGGGTGCCCAGGGGGTCTGCGTGGCTGGCCGCTGCCTT AGCGCCGGCTGTGATGGGTTGTTGGGCTCGGGTGCCCTCGAGGACCGCTGTGGCCGCTGCGGAGGCGCCAACGACTCGTGCCTTTTCGTGCAGCGCGTGTTTCGTGACGCCG GTGCCTTCGCTGGGTACTGGAACGTGACCCTGATCCCCGAGGGCGCCAGACACATCCGCGTGGAACACAGGAGCCGCAACCACCTGG CACTGATGGGGGGCGATGGGCGCTACGTGCTTAATGGGCACTGGGTGGTCAGCCCACCAGGGACCTACGAGGCGGCCGGCACGCATGTGGTCTACACCCGAGACACAGGGCCCCAGGAGACATTGCAAGCAGCCGGGCCCACCTCCCATGACCTGCTCCTACAG GTCCTCCTGCAGGAGCCCAACCCTGGCATCGAGTTTGAGTTCTGGCTCCCTCGGGAGCGCTACAGCCCCTTCCAGGCTCGTGTGCAGGCCCTGGGCTGGCCCCTGAGGCAGCCTCAGCCCCGGGGGGTGGAGCCTCAGCCCCCCGCAGCCCCTGCTGTCACCCCTGCACAGACCCCAACGCTGGCCCCAG ACCCCTGCCCACCCTGCCCTGACACCCGCGGCCGCGCCCACCGACTACTCCACTATTGCGGCAGTGACTTTG TGTTCCAGGCCCGAGTGCTGGGccaccaccaccaggcccaggAGACCCGCTATGAGGTGCGCATCCAGCTCGTCTACAAGAACCGCTCGCCACTGCGGGCACGCGAGTACGTGTGGGCGCCAGGCCACTGCCCCTGCCCGATGCTGGCACCCCACCGGGACTACCTGATGGCTGTCCAGCGTCTTGTCAGCCCCGACGGCACACAGGACCAGCTGCTGCTGCCCCACGCCGGCTACGCCCGGCCCTGGAGCCCTGCGGAGGACAGCCGCATACGCCTGACTGCCCGGCGCTGTCCTGGCTGA
- the ADAMTSL5 gene encoding ADAMTS-like protein 5 isoform X2, protein MDSAPLFPRPHLFQNLLLFLWALLNCGLGVSAQGPGEWTPWVSWTRCSSSCGRGVSVRSRRCLRLPGEEPCWGDSHEYRLCQLPDCPPGAVPFRDLQCALYNGRPVLGTQKTYQWVPFHGAPNQCDLNCLAEGHAFYHSFGRVLDGTACSPGAQGVCVAGRCLSAGCDGLLGSGALEDRCGRCGGANDSCLFVQRVFRDAGAFAGYWNVTLIPEGARHIRVEHRSRNHLGILGSLMGGDGRYVLNGHWVVSPPGTYEAAGTHVVYTRDTGPQETLQAAGPTSHDLLLQVLLQEPNPGIEFEFWLPRERYSPFQARVQALGWPLRQPQPRGVEPQPPAAPAVTPAQTPTLAPDPCPPCPDTRGRAHRLLHYCGSDFVFQARVLGHHHQAQETRYEVRIQLVYKNRSPLRAREYVWAPGHCPCPMLAPHRDYLMAVQRLVSPDGTQDQLLLPHAGYARPWSPAEDSRIRLTARRCPG, encoded by the exons ATGGACTCGGCCCCTCTgttccccaggccccacctcttccAGAACCTCCTGCTCTTCCTGTGGGCCCTGCTGAACTGTGGTTTGGGGGTCAGTGCTCAG GGTCCGGGCGAGTGGACCCCGTGGGTGTCCTGGACCCGCTGCTCCAGCTCCTGCGGGCGTGGCGTCTCTGTGCGCAGCCGGCGCTGCCTCCG GCTTCCTGGGGAAGAACCGTGCTGGGGAGACTCCCATGAGTACCGCCTCTGCCAGTTGCCA GACTGCCCCCCAGGGGCTGTGCCCTTCCGAGACCTACAGTGTGCCCTGTACAATGGCCGCCCTGTCCTGGGCACCCAGAAGACCTACCAGTGGGTGCCCTTCCATGGGG CGCCCAACCAGTGCGACCTCAACTGCCTGGCTGAGGGGCACGCCTTCTACCACAGCTTCGGCCGCGTCCTGGACGGCACCGCCTGCAGCCCGGGTGCCCAGGGGGTCTGCGTGGCTGGCCGCTGCCTT AGCGCCGGCTGTGATGGGTTGTTGGGCTCGGGTGCCCTCGAGGACCGCTGTGGCCGCTGCGGAGGCGCCAACGACTCGTGCCTTTTCGTGCAGCGCGTGTTTCGTGACGCCG GTGCCTTCGCTGGGTACTGGAACGTGACCCTGATCCCCGAGGGCGCCAGACACATCCGCGTGGAACACAGGAGCCGCAACCACCTGGGTATCCTAGGAT CACTGATGGGGGGCGATGGGCGCTACGTGCTTAATGGGCACTGGGTGGTCAGCCCACCAGGGACCTACGAGGCGGCCGGCACGCATGTGGTCTACACCCGAGACACAGGGCCCCAGGAGACATTGCAAGCAGCCGGGCCCACCTCCCATGACCTGCTCCTACAG GTCCTCCTGCAGGAGCCCAACCCTGGCATCGAGTTTGAGTTCTGGCTCCCTCGGGAGCGCTACAGCCCCTTCCAGGCTCGTGTGCAGGCCCTGGGCTGGCCCCTGAGGCAGCCTCAGCCCCGGGGGGTGGAGCCTCAGCCCCCCGCAGCCCCTGCTGTCACCCCTGCACAGACCCCAACGCTGGCCCCAG ACCCCTGCCCACCCTGCCCTGACACCCGCGGCCGCGCCCACCGACTACTCCACTATTGCGGCAGTGACTTTG TGTTCCAGGCCCGAGTGCTGGGccaccaccaccaggcccaggAGACCCGCTATGAGGTGCGCATCCAGCTCGTCTACAAGAACCGCTCGCCACTGCGGGCACGCGAGTACGTGTGGGCGCCAGGCCACTGCCCCTGCCCGATGCTGGCACCCCACCGGGACTACCTGATGGCTGTCCAGCGTCTTGTCAGCCCCGACGGCACACAGGACCAGCTGCTGCTGCCCCACGCCGGCTACGCCCGGCCCTGGAGCCCTGCGGAGGACAGCCGCATACGCCTGACTGCCCGGCGCTGTCCTGGCTGA
- the ADAMTSL5 gene encoding ADAMTS-like protein 5 isoform X4: MLCPLIPLIPLECGWGWRGRRVEGQPWEGVPGGSRHTLSPFRLPGEEPCWGDSHEYRLCQLPDCPPGAVPFRDLQCALYNGRPVLGTQKTYQWVPFHGAPNQCDLNCLAEGHAFYHSFGRVLDGTACSPGAQGVCVAGRCLSAGCDGLLGSGALEDRCGRCGGANDSCLFVQRVFRDAGAFAGYWNVTLIPEGARHIRVEHRSRNHLALMGGDGRYVLNGHWVVSPPGTYEAAGTHVVYTRDTGPQETLQAAGPTSHDLLLQVLLQEPNPGIEFEFWLPRERYSPFQARVQALGWPLRQPQPRGVEPQPPAAPAVTPAQTPTLAPDPCPPCPDTRGRAHRLLHYCGSDFVFQARVLGHHHQAQETRYEVRIQLVYKNRSPLRAREYVWAPGHCPCPMLAPHRDYLMAVQRLVSPDGTQDQLLLPHAGYARPWSPAEDSRIRLTARRCPG, translated from the exons ATGCTGTGCCCTTTAATCCCCCTGATCCCGCTGGAATGCGGGTGGGGTTGGCGGGGGCGGAGGGTGGAAGGCCAGCCCTGGGAGGGGGTCCCTGGGGGTTCTCGCCACACTCTGTCTCCCTTCAGGCTTCCTGGGGAAGAACCGTGCTGGGGAGACTCCCATGAGTACCGCCTCTGCCAGTTGCCA GACTGCCCCCCAGGGGCTGTGCCCTTCCGAGACCTACAGTGTGCCCTGTACAATGGCCGCCCTGTCCTGGGCACCCAGAAGACCTACCAGTGGGTGCCCTTCCATGGGG CGCCCAACCAGTGCGACCTCAACTGCCTGGCTGAGGGGCACGCCTTCTACCACAGCTTCGGCCGCGTCCTGGACGGCACCGCCTGCAGCCCGGGTGCCCAGGGGGTCTGCGTGGCTGGCCGCTGCCTT AGCGCCGGCTGTGATGGGTTGTTGGGCTCGGGTGCCCTCGAGGACCGCTGTGGCCGCTGCGGAGGCGCCAACGACTCGTGCCTTTTCGTGCAGCGCGTGTTTCGTGACGCCG GTGCCTTCGCTGGGTACTGGAACGTGACCCTGATCCCCGAGGGCGCCAGACACATCCGCGTGGAACACAGGAGCCGCAACCACCTGG CACTGATGGGGGGCGATGGGCGCTACGTGCTTAATGGGCACTGGGTGGTCAGCCCACCAGGGACCTACGAGGCGGCCGGCACGCATGTGGTCTACACCCGAGACACAGGGCCCCAGGAGACATTGCAAGCAGCCGGGCCCACCTCCCATGACCTGCTCCTACAG GTCCTCCTGCAGGAGCCCAACCCTGGCATCGAGTTTGAGTTCTGGCTCCCTCGGGAGCGCTACAGCCCCTTCCAGGCTCGTGTGCAGGCCCTGGGCTGGCCCCTGAGGCAGCCTCAGCCCCGGGGGGTGGAGCCTCAGCCCCCCGCAGCCCCTGCTGTCACCCCTGCACAGACCCCAACGCTGGCCCCAG ACCCCTGCCCACCCTGCCCTGACACCCGCGGCCGCGCCCACCGACTACTCCACTATTGCGGCAGTGACTTTG TGTTCCAGGCCCGAGTGCTGGGccaccaccaccaggcccaggAGACCCGCTATGAGGTGCGCATCCAGCTCGTCTACAAGAACCGCTCGCCACTGCGGGCACGCGAGTACGTGTGGGCGCCAGGCCACTGCCCCTGCCCGATGCTGGCACCCCACCGGGACTACCTGATGGCTGTCCAGCGTCTTGTCAGCCCCGACGGCACACAGGACCAGCTGCTGCTGCCCCACGCCGGCTACGCCCGGCCCTGGAGCCCTGCGGAGGACAGCCGCATACGCCTGACTGCCCGGCGCTGTCCTGGCTGA
- the ADAMTSL5 gene encoding ADAMTS-like protein 5 isoform X5, producing MGGDGRYVLNGHWVVSPPGTYEAAGTHVVYTRDTGPQETLQAAGPTSHDLLLQVLLQEPNPGIEFEFWLPRERYSPFQARVQALGWPLRQPQPRGVEPQPPAAPAVTPAQTPTLAPDPCPPCPDTRGRAHRLLHYCGSDFVFQARVLGHHHQAQETRYEVRIQLVYKNRSPLRAREYVWAPGHCPCPMLAPHRDYLMAVQRLVSPDGTQDQLLLPHAGYARPWSPAEDSRIRLTARRCPG from the exons ATGGGGGGCGATGGGCGCTACGTGCTTAATGGGCACTGGGTGGTCAGCCCACCAGGGACCTACGAGGCGGCCGGCACGCATGTGGTCTACACCCGAGACACAGGGCCCCAGGAGACATTGCAAGCAGCCGGGCCCACCTCCCATGACCTGCTCCTACAG GTCCTCCTGCAGGAGCCCAACCCTGGCATCGAGTTTGAGTTCTGGCTCCCTCGGGAGCGCTACAGCCCCTTCCAGGCTCGTGTGCAGGCCCTGGGCTGGCCCCTGAGGCAGCCTCAGCCCCGGGGGGTGGAGCCTCAGCCCCCCGCAGCCCCTGCTGTCACCCCTGCACAGACCCCAACGCTGGCCCCAG ACCCCTGCCCACCCTGCCCTGACACCCGCGGCCGCGCCCACCGACTACTCCACTATTGCGGCAGTGACTTTG TGTTCCAGGCCCGAGTGCTGGGccaccaccaccaggcccaggAGACCCGCTATGAGGTGCGCATCCAGCTCGTCTACAAGAACCGCTCGCCACTGCGGGCACGCGAGTACGTGTGGGCGCCAGGCCACTGCCCCTGCCCGATGCTGGCACCCCACCGGGACTACCTGATGGCTGTCCAGCGTCTTGTCAGCCCCGACGGCACACAGGACCAGCTGCTGCTGCCCCACGCCGGCTACGCCCGGCCCTGGAGCCCTGCGGAGGACAGCCGCATACGCCTGACTGCCCGGCGCTGTCCTGGCTGA